gctggagcgCACGTGCAAAGAGCTGGCGCTGCATATGATCCTTGAACCAGGTGATATTCAATTCTTGCATAACCCCCACATTTTCCACGCGCGCACTGCTTACACCGATTACCCCCCTGGATcggttgacgaggatgggAATCCTCGACCACAGAGACACCTAATGAGGTTGTGGCTGGCAGTGCCGCAGAGTGAGGGCGGGTGGAGGACCCCTTTGCCCGACACCGACAACAAGAAGAGAGGTGGTATCCAAGTGGACAACCAGCCACCAAAATGTCCTATTGATGCAGAATAGATCATCACCTGCTAGTAACAAGCAATATTCTATGTATATATCTTGATACCATTATGAGAGAAATGGAAATTGATGCCCCCATGAACCACGTTGCTCCTGTCTGTCGCTGTGCAGCTGCGCACCACCTACCCAGGGGTGTAGGCCCGTGTGCTCAAGCCCAGAGTCCATGGCTGTTTCGGCTGGCTGCCACGTCCATCCCAGGTCAGATGTGAAGAGCATCAACTCGTCGGCTCCAGTCAGCATCGGTGGAGATATGTCAGTCGCTTGTGCAGAACCACCCGTAGCCGATGATGCAATACGCTCTGGAGCATGTCGTTCCGGTATCGTTCTACGCGCCATGCGGTAAATGGTGAGGGGGTTGAGAACGTAGTCAGGTGCACTTTGAGCGGgaactcctgcaggagtCTGCCGCCCAGTGTCTTCCAAATCCAAGGAGTAAAAGTCATCCGGGACTATATTTCTACCGCTAGCTATTTCAGCCTCCGATCCTAGAAGTCTCGACATTGTTTCTGCAAGGTCGGCCTTTTAATATTAGTGATGCCTTCTATCCACCTTGAGGGACACTTACCAGACGCCCAGACACAGCATTCAATGATTCCATGGCTCGTAAGGCCCTTATATTGCTCTGCAAATAAGGAATGGTTTGGACAACCAAGTCTTTACTGTTTTGTTCACGGGGGTCGATTAGCTGGGTAAGATAGTACAACATAATGCGTGAGCTGTCATAAGTAACGGTCGGGAGCCAGGTGTCTGACAGATTATGCGGCCCATGCCGCTCAGCCTCGGCGATAATCGTCGCCAGACTTTTAGCTGCCTTGTACAAGTCTGATCGCATCTTCTCGAGATACTCGCTTTGCTCTGGGGGAAATTCGATAGCTGAGCGCAGCTTAAATAAAGCTGGAGCTCCTAGTCGGTATAAATCACACAGTGTTTGGTGATGGGCACAGTGCAGAAGCACCAACGCTCCCAGCTGCGATGAGGCTTTGCGTGCGTAGATGGCGGGTGCGGTGAAGTGTAGGTTCTCCGGTAACGAGTTGTACCAGTCCCAACATGCCTTGTCTAGAATGGCGAATTCCGAGTTCGGGAGCCACGGAGACATGGCTTTATCGAGGTGCTTTATGTAACGGAGGACCTGCTTTCGAATTCGTATATGCTGGATAAAATACGCCATGATTCCCATGTTCTCGTCTGGGTCTACCGGGGTAATTTCCGGTCGAAGAAACCCAAGAACCGTACCGTCGAGTGTCCGCGTAACACACGGCGCCTCTTGGAGGAATCGCCGCTCATTGCACGGCAGCTGTATTTTGATGTCCCTTTCTTCAATTAGCATAAGCTGATCAACTCCACTTCCGAGCAGCGCATCGGTCACAAAACAGCTCCACATTAACCGACGACGCGCTTCCCTCGCAGAAATGGAAAGGCCAGGTTCCAAACAGAGAATGTCGGTAGAAAACTCAAGGTTGATTTGCAGTGCCTGGGCCATGCGCGCAGTGATCCCTCCCAGCATGAACGCTTGAGCAAAGGTGCCCACTCGTAATGCGTGGTCGTATAGTAGTTGTGAGGCCATGAGGTTGTCGATGGAGATCTTGTCCAGATCCTTTAGGACCATACTGTAAGCAGTATCTGCCCAGCGAGAGCCGGCCCTCAGTATGAATTTTGGTGATAACTTCTGGCTAGTGGCGCCCCATTCTAGGGCATAGAACCTCGTCAAATTAGCCAGGATACCAAACCCAGTGACCTTCATCAACTTACTGAGCACCTAGGGCGCATACAACGTGAAGCAGAGCCGTTTGTCCCTCCGAAGCCAGTTCTTCGTCAACTCTGCGGAGAAATGAGGGCTTATGAAGAAAAGCGAAACAGCGAATGGGGTGAACATGAGCAAAGTAGTTATCGACCAGGACTGCCACCCTAGCTTTCTCGGGGAGGTCAGAAGATGTCAACCTGTTATGATCTTAGTAGACATCACCAGAACACAACAGAGTTGGCAATTACCATGCCAAATACGGAGTCTGTGCTTCATTTTCCGGCGGCGCAGAACTTGGTCTCTCAGGTGGATCAACCGTGCTTGTCAACCGTCGTGGCCACACGGGCTCAGCGTTTTCCCCATACTGGCACTGAAGATTCTTTTCTCGGCATCTGGAGCATGCTGGCCGTTCACCAGAGCACTTAGCCCTTCCCAGTCGGCAGTCGGAGCAGGATCGGTACATCCGCCTTGCCCTGGTATGGGCATCTGAGTGCCGAATCGCTGAACGCCCGTATCCAGAACACTCTAACTGAAGCCTCTCGCAGTTGCCGCAGCCGTCCGGTCGCTCGTCACATTTTACCTGGAGGAGAACCCTATCAGCAGCTCTTACGACGCGTTTTGTGGGGTAACAGTGCTCGGGAAACCAGCTTACCTTACGAGCTCTGCATGTGTTGCACCCTGCAAAATcagttaaatattaataaatcaGGTAATATATCATTCCCACCTGATCTAGATCGCTTATTTCGACGCTGTGGCTGTTGTTGTGGGGAATTGCATTCCATGCTTGGGGTGTTGACAGTGGAAGAATGGGGGATCGTCGGCTGCGGGAGTCGCGTCGGATGTTGACTCTCCCCAACAATCACGCTGCTCCCTCACCTACCACGCCCTGCTACAAAACCATCGGACTTGTTCAATTAAGGATCATCTAGATTTGGTATGGATTCATCCTCTTAGTGAAGTGTGAAGATTATAAACATTTTGACTGATTCGTCCATAGTTTCCCTTCTACGGCTGTAGTATGTCCCGACACGTCAACATGGGATGACCCTTCCGCCACACGAACTTCTCACGAACCGGATAATTATCTTTCTACATCCCAAGCACAATTCCGATGGTTGCTACTCAGTGTTTGTTATCATTATAACACAACTCGAACTGCCTTGTCCATGCAACCCGAGATGAATCAGCCAAGCGCTTGATTGGGAGTCCCTATCGCGACCGGTGCGAGTAAAACTTCAAAGTCGCGATGCGCCAGAAATCGCCAATGCCGTACCGACGGGCTGCGCAGGCGGCTCGCGGGAGTGGCGCGAGATGGGTGGCTGCTGGCTTCACAAAGTTAACCCGACCACGACCCGATGGCTCGACGTCAGATAACCGAGTAAACGGCACTTGACCATCGGTGATCGCGCCTGTTAGCTTTCCGTCATCGAGTGCATCTTGCGGTCGCCAATTGACGTCCGAGTAGCCTCATCCTTGACATAAGGACCGGGTCAAACTGATCTCATCCAAGTACCGAATCTCACCAGCTGTCAAATCCTCCCCATCTGCCACCGGCCTGTCACATACGATCAAGCGGCGAACTTGGGTTACCTCAGCATCGACTCGGAGGCCAGTGCCACCACTTGCGACATGCAAAACTCTACGCTGTACCAAGACCAGAAGACCAGTCCCAGCGGTCCAGATCATTCAGATGTGAGTGGATGGGAGTGGAGAGCCTATTCCGCCACGAAAGTCAGGTAGCGCTGAGTTCCCTTCCACCGGCTGGGTCATGGCTCAGCGTGGGTTGCAGTGAACTTTAGTTCTAGCAGTTGCAAAGGCTATTCCGCGGAACTTCAGCGGCAAGTCGGGAACTTTCGTGACATGGGGGTTCCTTTCGGATTCGAATCGGGGAACAGTCCTCGCTGCAATGCCTTACCGGGGGCAGGCGGCGATATACCTGCTGTGGACACCCAATGCCGCTCAGATGGCGAACACCAATGTGAATATTGAACAAATGAACAGTGAGGTACTACGGACTCCGCTGCCAAGTACCAGACTACTACTACCACCCTCGTGAAACGACTGACCGAGAGCCTTCGATAGTCCCCTGGTGGGATAAGTACACGATGCAGTGGAACCGCGCACGTAAGCTCCGCTTCTACAAAGCACGCAGTGCTTGGAGTAACATCGAGCTCTGGAGCTCGAACAGTGGGGAGCGTCGTTGCATCTTGCAAAATTTTTATCCCACATCAGCTTCTCTGGGATTGACAGGAACTCGCTTATGCCAGGTACCACTGCCGATCAGTTTGTTGTGTGGGACGAAAGAGGACTCGGCGATGCTCTTGCCCTTTCAACGGCCCTTGCTTATTTTTTGTTTAAGCGTTCCATGGAACCCGCTGGCCTGATTTGACAATTCCTGAGAAATTGTTGTGCGGAAAGCAGTCGGATTGGCTGCTCAGCGCTTGGAATCCGGTTCTGCCCCTGGTCCAGACTTGGCAGCCCACGGTCGAGATCCCGATTTTTGTTCTCTTGAGAGCCACGCACAGACGCGTCACATTACCTATCTCTGGGGTCTTTGTGCGACACGCCCGTTGTCAATGCGCCCGGataatataaagaaattCCGAATATATCTTCCAATAGTCACGAGTGCACATGCCCGTCAGATACGATATCATCGCTTCCGAATCACGACATCGTACGCCAGGGATGGCTCCCAACTCCCAAGAAccaggcggtggtggagactggagacggATGGTCCACTGCATCTTGATTCTCGAACCTTTGGACGCGCACATCCATTCCTACCTAGGAGACTGGGCAGCTTTCGACTCCAGTCTCGGTGGCTTGCTAAAATCGGGCCCTGACTTGCAACTGAAAGTCCAGACTCGCCAGACCCCAGTTGCAGTCCTTTCTGTCTAGGCTTGGTGATTGAATGACCAGCTGGTTGCCAACACCCTGGATATTTCATTCCTTTGAGCATCCCCCGCAGTAGGAAATAGGTGATGTGGCAATGCAGACACAAAGTTGCGAACCCGCCCAGGACAGCTCATGGTTGAAAGACAGCTTTCAAACATGGATGCCACAGTGCCACCGTTCTTCCCATGAGATCTCGGCATTTGCGGTCCCACCCAAGCCACTGACGCTCGAATTTCATTCTGGGCCGGCCAATTGTATTGACGACCGTTCTGGATTCAGGAACGTATCCAGTGCGGCCAATAATAGTCTGGGGCACAACTTCCATGGGTCCGATTCCATAGTCAATGTGGCCAATTGCGCTGCTTTTGAATGCATTCCCCTGCCTATCAGTGTGTCGTCCTGCCTGTTGCGTCCATCCACGGTCATCTTGGTCCAATTATTCCATTCACATCAATGCCCCCGcagaccaccaccacttaCGCATGCTTTGTCCCACAAGGATCTCGACCAGAGGTAGTCCATTCGAACGCCATGGTCGAGACCCGAAGAGTAGACGTGGTGGCATTTTCGTGGAGTAACCGACTGCTCCCCCAAAGCTATATAAGAAGGACAACCCCTCGTCCTGATCGTAATTTCATTCACACATCTACAGAGTTACAATCCAACTCAGACACTCCTTTTGAACTCTACTCTCTCCTGTTACCTAGAGTAACATATTCCATTTCAAGACCTATATCATCATCGCTTGACGCGACCTCACACTCCTTCAAAAAAATGCAACTCACCAAGtctcttctgctgctggcagCCCTTGCCTCCACTTCCCTTGCTCGCCCTGAGGGCCACGAGAGACGTCAAGCCTCTACCACCACCTCGGCTGCCTCCTCTACCTCTtctacctcttcctcctcttcctccgccggTGGCGGCTTCGGTGCTAAAACCTCCAACTCCGGCTCCGGAATCACCTACCAGGGCAACGTCGGCGACCCCTACGGTAGCAACATGATCGAGATCTCCTCCGATGATGCCTCGAACTACAAGCACGTCGCCAAGATCTCCGGCGAGAACAGCGAGCCCTGGGACctgatcttcttcaacaagtaCGGCCCCGACGGCAAGATGGACGGCTGGTTCGGCCACTCCGCCCTCACGCTTACCCTCAACTCCGGTGAGACCAAGTACGTCgccttcgacgacgacaccAACGGCGGTTTCGCTGCCGCTCCCAGTGGCAGCATGCCCCTTGACCCTGGTGGCGGCTACGCCTCTACCTGGGGTGAGTTCGACTTCAGCAGCACCGGCAATGGCGGCTGGTCCGGCTTCGATGTCTCCGCCATCGTTGCTCAGAACGCTGGCGAGGCTGTCCAGGGTATGAAGATCTGCGAGCAGGGCGGCGGCACTTGCTCCAGCATCTCGCCCGATGCTTCGTCTGTCGATAACGCCTACACCACTGGCGAGACTGATATCGGTGGAATTGGCGGCAACATCTCCGGAGACGGTAACGTTCTGCTCGAGGTTACCGTCAACTGGCAAGGCTAAAAAAGTTCTGTTGATCAAAACTTGAATGATTACGACGCGTTATAGACTACAAATGAATATGAATTCCTCACTTTAAAACCCGGACTTAGTACTAGTAGAgcattttcttctttctaccCGTAGGCCTCAGCTTATCCTGTGTCTCTGCAGCCGCTTAGAACTAAGATTGTGCGTGCATAGGGATTACTAATGTACAAGTTGTGCAGTTATGCACATTCTACAGAATCCCGAAATCCTTCGGCCTTCGTCTGCCAACATCAGCAAGTCATTTCATCACATTCGCTATTGCAACCCAATCATATGCGCAGAATGGTGTCTCTTTTCAAGCTCCAGATCGTGCACTATGGGCAGTTCCGATGGGCTTCGGGCTTACTAAAATTGCTAACAGGCAAGGGTTGAACATAAcccagatatatatataccctcCCTCTACACCACATCTGAGAACAACAAAAACTTCATCCAAAAACCAGAATAACATACCctataaacttatttttcCTCCAAAATGTCCCTTGTCTGGCTCATCACCGGAACATCCTCCGGCTTTGGCCACGAATTCGTCACCCAAGTCCTCGCCCGCGGGGACAAGGTCATCGCAACAGCACGCAACATCTCCAAGATATCGCACCTGAAGCAACTCGGTGCTGAAATCATGGCACTGGATGTTACATCCCCGCAGGCAGAACTCAACACTAAAGCCGCCGAAGCCATCTCGCTCTTTGGAAAGGTAGATGTGCTTGTTAATAATGCAGCATACACCCAGTTTGGGTTTTTGGAGGATATGAGGTTTGTCTCTATAAATTAGGGCTAAAGGGCTATCCCGGGCCATGGCTGATGGGGTTTCTCTAGTGAGGACGACTACGTGAAGCAGTTTACGACCAATGTCTTTGGAACGATCAACACGACTCGTGCATTCCTGCCTCATTTCCGCTCTCGCAGGGCCGGGACTGTGGTTAACATCGGTTCTATGTCTGCGTGGGAGACGTACCCTGGTGTCGGGGCGTATTCGGCTTCCAAGGCCGCCCTTCGCTGTATGTTTTCTTATTCTGTTTTGCCTGAGTGATAGTCTAACCGTGTATAGACGCCACAGACGCACTTGATCAGGAGGTCGCATCGCTCGGTATAAAGACTCTCCTGGTTGAGCCTGGCCAGTTCCGCACGGAGCTCTTGAGCTCTCAGAATAGTATGTTCGTCGAGACGGATATCCCTGAGCACAGGGAAGTGGCAAGTGCCACGTTCGACACATTTCGCAAAGCGCATGGGAACCAGAGAGGAGAGCCAGCGAAGGGGGTAGCTCGCATTATTGACGTCGTTCGAGGGGAGAATGGGGCCGCTAGGCGAAGGTGGCCGAAAGAGCTTGCTTTGGGACCAGATGCGGTTGCTGTGATTCGCAAGAAGTGTGAAGAGACGCTGAGGTCTCTGGCTGAATGGGAGGAGTTTTCTACCGGGACAGACTTTGTCTAGGAATAGGCCATAGTTGGAGGATTTGATATTTCTTCCTATCTACTGCTACGCTACGCCGCTTTCAATGAAGTTCTACTAGAGTTTCAACATTCAATTCTTCTCCAACTTAATACTAAATGTAAAGACAGGCCAAACGGAATGATAGTTAGAGCTAGTTGCCAGATGTTTAGTCAGGAAAAATCAATCAGAGCACCAGGGATATGGTTACTCCGTTGCAACCAAAGCTCCATAACCTGTACAACTCATCCACAGACCTCGTCGCGTCAATGTCTGAAACAAGACACTTACGTCTATAGAGGTCCATGATGGGACGATAGCAGAGATTCCGAGGATACAGGAGGATGGCAGGGTTAGCCATAATGGCCTTCCAGGGAACGGGGTTGGCGGCATTGACTTGAGTTACTTGGGGGGCCTTCTGTTTTATATCACAGCTTGATGCGCGGAGATTCTTGTGTCTTTCACAGTAGTAGCTCTCAGTATGCAACATTTTCAATTTCTTTTACATCAATCAGAACAGAATCTCGTTCCGTGACTCCGTGAAAGCGGACTACGGATGATATAACATAGCCGGGAAGTTGCCCGATCTCTGCAAAGTTGAATGCGGGGATTACAAGCCAAGATAGACTAATCTGTACCCCGCGTTACCGTGGAGTAAGACGTAGTGGTACAGGGTACGGGGTCTGGGGTATTGGTATATCGGGGGGCTGCCCGAATGGCCGGCAGCGTTGCCGTATACCTCTCCCTACGAGACTGGGCATGCGCATTGACATGATCAAGTAGGTGCTAGACTAAATGCATTTCTAGGCATTTGGCAAGGGTGAAGTGGTATATAAAGGCTAAGCCTAGGTACTCATCAGTCAGTCCACAATCCGTCCTCTCATCTCTTCTAACCCCATACTATCAAACATGGCTGATAGAACCAAGGAAAAGGATGCAGAATGCCCTGCATTCCCAGAGGCCAAGCCAGCAGAAGTCCAGAATATCACGACTGATGCTGTATTTGGGGAAATCACTGAGGACGGCCCCAACTATCGTAATGTGTGTACCCTGCCAGCGTGTCTCGATTCAGCCTAACTGGTTCTTCAGATAGGATGGATTGCTACTATTGTGCTCATGGCGAAATCGATGATTGGGCTAGGAGTTCTGGCTATCCCCGGAGCCTTCAATACTCTAGGCCTTATCCCCGGCGTCATCTGCCTTCTGACCGTTGCTACGATGACCTGGTGGTCAATGTACGTTGTCGGGATGTTCAAGCTGAGCCACCGCGAGGTATATGCCATCGACGATGCCGGATATATCATGTTTGGTACGGTTGGGCGAGACTTTCTAGGGGTAACATTCTGCATGTGTGAGTATAGTATAGCCTGGAGAGGATTGATAGCGAAGGGTTTGTGAAGGGTTGCTAATGCACAGACTAGACTGGATATTCGTCTCTGGCTCCGGACTGTTGAGCATCTCGATTGCCCTGAACGCAATTTCAACGCATGGGACATGCACCGCCGTCTTcgtggctgttgctgctgtcctcACCTACAGTCTATGCAGCATTCGCACTCTAGGCCGGATGAAGTGGATTACTTCGACTGGACTCGTGAGTATCCTGAGTGCCAGTAAGTCAACTTCATTATATATGTCCAGTCCAAACGTCAACATTCCTTGCTGACTTTTCAACTCCACCAGTCCTGATAGTTACGATTGCCGTTGGCGTACAGGACCGTCCCAGCGGTGCACCACAGGATATCCCCTGGAAATCCGACTACCAGCTGTTCAAAAAGCCATCCTTCCTAGACGCTGTCTCTGCAGTCTCCAGCATCGTTTTTGCATACGCCGGAACCAGCatgttcttctccatcgcagcAGAAATGCGTGAGCCCCAGCTATACACCCGCTGTTTGTTCTGCTGCCAGTGCATCGTCACTTCAACCTTCCTTACAATCGGCGTGGTGGTATACTATTACTGCGGGTCATATGTTGCCTCTCCGGCTCTGGGCTCTGCGGGGCCTCTTATGAAGAAGGTCTCTTGTGGCATTAGTATCCCTGGGATTCTGGCGTCGAATGTTATTCTCTCTCATGTAGGGCCCACCTCCCAATGCAGTATATCGTGGAATACTAACTTTGCCGTATTAGGTCCCTAGCAAGTATATCTTCGTCCGACTCCTCCGCGACACAAGACACCTCTCAGCCAACACCCTCCGGCACTGGACGACCTGGCTTCTCTGCACATTCGGCGTAGTAATAACGGCATATATAATCGCCAGCGCAATCCCAGTATTCAATAGCCTGGTCTCCCTTATCGGCGCGCTCCTCGGAACCCTAATGTCATTCCAGCCAATGGGCTGTATGTGGCTGTACGATAACTGGGGCAAAACGCGAGACACCCGGTGGTACTTCATGGTCTGCTGGAGCGGGTTTGTTATTGTTGCTGGAACGTTCCTTATGGTTTCTGGGACGTATGGCTCTGTTGTTGGGATTATCAACGATTACAGTGCTTCCGGGGGGTCTTCTGCTTGGTCTTGTGCGGATAACTCGAACTCGGTGTAGAAGCAAAGGTTGCGTAGAGTTAGGTATCTTAGAGGTAGACTCTAGTGGGATGTCTGGTAGAGGCACTATACCTGGAAGAGATTCCGTATATAAACATAGCTGGCGTCTATACATCACCTAATTCCGCTATGCATGAACTCCTGCCGTGAATCTAATACTCTACACCGTTTAACATATTGTAAGAGCTTATCCTGcctttattatctatatatttacatGGACTTACGGGCTTGCAAAAGGTCTACGTCTCCAAGGTATCTTATCATCGCATATAGTTCTTAGGGACTAGCAGGACAATGATAAAAGTCCACTAATGGTAGAACGCAGTTTAGTTTAATCTACAttctgcttgctgctgaCAGCTACAGCTTCGCAGGATGGTGGGGGAAGAGATAGCCCTCAACAAGATCCCTGGCAGCACGCGCAATCccgaagctgaagatgtatcctccgccagcgacaCCTGCCATATATGTTAGCGTACGTTTGTGAGCGTGGGTATATTGggtatatttataattctttaaaaCATACCGTACGCGTGGACAATCTTCTGCCCATCCTTGACCTCTCTCTCGACTCGTATACCGTTGACCCGGGATGGCCGGATGCCTACATTGTGTCTGACAATTTGATAGTCTTGTAAATTATTTGAGAAATGGCTCGGTAGGTTCTTGTTGACCCTGTTCACGATCTGGGACGAGTTAGCATTATTCTACACCTGGTGGAGATACGAACATCTTGACATAGATCCAAATCTGGGTTCGGATCACTGCATAAGGACCGTTAGTTCATCTAATATACAGAAGTGGAAAGAAAACAGGCAACATACACAGAACCCTTATGCCTCGTCCCACCAAGGACAGCAGTCCCGTCTAAGCGCGGTATCACATATGTATAAGTATCGCCCGTATCACGCATAAACAGCTTATCGTAGTTGCTCTTGACAAGCATAGTCTGGCCGCGGATCAGCTCCACGCTCTGGTCGCGCACGTCGTTCAGAGTTAGCGATCCAAAGCCCGTGGCGTTTATGAGCACGTCGTGGCCTAGAGACCGGGCTTCGGATAGGGAGGTCAGCGTCATGCGCTTGAATTGCACGCCCGTGCCTTCGAGGCGCTGACGGAGCCAGGGGAGGAATATGTCTGGGTTGAGGATCAGGCTTTTGTCTGTGGGTGGTTAGTACATGTAACTGTCTCTTTCAATTCGAAGTCTGGATTTACATGCTGTCCCGAGTTTGGCGCCTTTTGGTAGACTCTCAGGGGGCAGGAAGCGAAACTATGGACATGTCAGTTACTGCTTCCTGTTTATCATCCTTGATAACTAACCTCAGGCATATAATCCTTCCACCAGATGTCCTCTTCCGTCTTATCGTCATGGAAGTCCTCAATGGGGATCTTCTTGATACTCGACTCTGGATACACATCGCTCCACCGCCACAATTCCGCAAACGCGTCGAGCTGCATCTTGGCTTCTGCAGGCGACGAGCAGCCGCCTGCAATGAAACTAACTCCCGCCCAGGGACTCGCCCATTCAATGGACGGCTTGTCACCGGGGAGATTCCTGGCGACGACCGTGACCTTGTGGTGATGCGATAGCATGGAGGCCGTGGCCATGCCGACGATGCTGATGACCGTTAGTTTAGTCTACAAGTAGATATAGGTAGTAGGTAAGCTGACGCACCCTGCTCCAACAATGGTGATTTGGGCCATCTTGCCTTGATTGAACCACGGCATATATGGAGGGCCGGACATGTGGGATGATATTTATGATGCGAGAGTTGGAGAGCGGGCACCTATCGGTTTCAAACCCGGTTCAGTCCCTCTTGTCACTCCATCGGACTGATTATCCGAGTGAGTCAGTGCAGTTGGAGTCGTTGGTTTGCAACTTGGGGGCGTGCCCCGTGGGGAGACAACTGATATGGACTTCCAGACCATCGGCAGCACACCCGACTCATTTTTGACACTTCGGACGCCTCTGTGGACAATACTCTTTCAGGAATGCTGGAGCAGTTGGAGAAGCCAAGCCAATATAAATGGTATCAGTAGCCATGTTGATCACTgttgttggcatataataCAATTAGAAAGACAGCGAAATAAGCACTATCGGTAATGTTCTTATCTACCATCTCGATAACTATCATCCCTTGACAGCTCAAGTCTGGATATGATATATCAAACTGGGCTCAATCAATAAACAACCCCCCAGACGCAATTATGTGCGTCCCATTAATCCACCGCG
This region of Aspergillus puulaauensis MK2 DNA, chromosome 5, nearly complete sequence genomic DNA includes:
- a CDS encoding Zn(II)2Cys6 transcription factor (COG:S;~EggNog:ENOG410PM4I;~InterPro:IPR036864,IPR007219,IPR001138;~PFAM:PF00172,PF04082;~go_function: GO:0000981 - DNA-binding transcription factor activity, RNA polymerase II-specific [Evidence IEA];~go_function: GO:0003677 - DNA binding [Evidence IEA];~go_function: GO:0008270 - zinc ion binding [Evidence IEA];~go_process: GO:0006351 - transcription, DNA-templated [Evidence IEA];~go_process: GO:0006355 - regulation of transcription, DNA-templated [Evidence IEA]) translates to MECNSPQQQPQRRNKRSRSGCNTCRARKVKCDERPDGCGNCERLQLECSGYGRSAIRHSDAHTRARRMYRSCSDCRLGRAKCSGERPACSRCREKNLQCQYGENAEPVWPRRLTSTVDPPERPSSAPPENEAQTPYLAWLTSSDLPEKARVAVLVDNYFAHVHPIRCFAFLHKPSFLRRVDEELASEGQTALLHVVCALGAQFYALEWGATSQKLSPKFILRAGSRWADTAYSMVLKDLDKISIDNLMASQLLYDHALRVGTFAQAFMLGGITARMAQALQINLEFSTDILCLEPGLSISAREARRRLMWSCFVTDALLGSGVDQLMLIEERDIKIQLPCNERRFLQEAPCVTRTLDGTVLGFLRPEITPVDPDENMGIMAYFIQHIRIRKQVLRYIKHLDKAMSPWLPNSEFAILDKACWDWYNSLPENLHFTAPAIYARKASSQLGALVLLHCAHHQTLCDLYRLGAPALFKLRSAIEFPPEQSEYLEKMRSDLYKAAKSLATIIAEAERHGPHNLSDTWLPTVTYDSSRIMLYYLTQLIDPREQNSKDLVVQTIPYLQSNIRALRAMESLNAVSGRLADLAETMSRLLGSEAEIASGRNIVPDDFYSLDLEDTGRQTPAGVPAQSAPDYVLNPLTIYRMARRTIPERHAPERIASSATGGSAQATDISPPMLTGADELMLFTSDLGWTWQPAETAMDSGLEHTGLHPWVGGAQLHSDRQEQRGSWGHQFPFLS
- a CDS encoding putative allergen (COG:S;~EggNog:ENOG410PVXT;~InterPro:IPR038903;~go_component: GO:0005576 - extracellular region [Evidence IEA];~go_function: GO:0019863 - IgE binding [Evidence IEA]), which produces MHSPAYQCVVLPVASIHGHLGPIIPFTSMPPQTTTTYACFVPQGSRPEVVHSNAMVETRRVDVVAFSWSNRLLPQSYIRRTTPRPDRNFIHTSTELQSNSDTPFELYSLLLPRVTYSISRPISSSLDATSHSFKKMQLTKSLLLLAALASTSLARPEGHERRQASTTTSAASSTSSTSSSSSSAGGGFGAKTSNSGSGITYQGNVGDPYGSNMIEISSDDASNYKHVAKISGENSEPWDLIFFNKYGPDGKMDGWFGHSALTLTLNSGETKYVAFDDDTNGGFAAAPSGSMPLDPGGGYASTWGEFDFSSTGNGGWSGFDVSAIVAQNAGEAVQGMKICEQGGGTCSSISPDASSVDNAYTTGETDIGGIGGNISGDGNVLLEVTVNWQG
- a CDS encoding putative short-chain oxidoreductase (COG:Q;~EggNog:ENOG410PPHD;~InterPro:IPR002347,IPR036291;~PFAM:PF00106,PF08643,PF13561,PF08659;~go_process: GO:0055114 - oxidation-reduction process [Evidence IEA]), with product MSLVWLITGTSSGFGHEFVTQVLARGDKVIATARNISKISHLKQLGAEIMALDVTSPQAELNTKAAEAISLFGKVDVLVNNAAYTQFGFLEDMSEDDYVKQFTTNVFGTINTTRAFLPHFRSRRAGTVVNIGSMSAWETYPGVGAYSASKAALRYATDALDQEVASLGIKTLLVEPGQFRTELLSSQNSMFVETDIPEHREVASATFDTFRKAHGNQRGEPAKGVARIIDVVRGENGAARRRWPKELALGPDAVAVIRKKCEETLRSLAEWEEFSTGTDFV
- a CDS encoding uncharacterized protein (COG:E;~EggNog:ENOG410PJ18;~InterPro:IPR013057;~PFAM:PF01490;~TransMembrane:11 (i45-66o72-91i112-135o141-171i183-205o233-254i266-288o312-333i354-375o381-401i413-435o)), producing MADRTKEKDAECPAFPEAKPAEVQNITTDAVFGEITEDGPNYRNIGWIATIVLMAKSMIGLGVLAIPGAFNTLGLIPGVICLLTVATMTWWSMYVVGMFKLSHREVYAIDDAGYIMFGTVGRDFLGVTFCMYWIFVSGSGLLSISIALNAISTHGTCTAVFVAVAAVLTYSLCSIRTLGRMKWITSTGLVSILSAILIVTIAVGVQDRPSGAPQDIPWKSDYQLFKKPSFLDAVSAVSSIVFAYAGTSMFFSIAAEMREPQLYTRCLFCCQCIVTSTFLTIGVVVYYYCGSYVASPALGSAGPLMKKVSCGISIPGILASNVILSHVPSKYIFVRLLRDTRHLSANTLRHWTTWLLCTFGVVITAYIIASAIPVFNSLVSLIGALLGTLMSFQPMGCMWLYDNWGKTRDTRWYFMVCWSGFVIVAGTFLMVSGTYGSVVGIINDYSASGGSSAWSCADNSNSV